Within Candidatus Rubrimentiphilum sp., the genomic segment GCTCGAACCTGCCGTGTCCCGGTAAACCGTACACCGGCGAGATAATTTGAGCATCAAAGAACGATATTTCATTAAGATCGTCCCTCAACGAGGCGATGTGGTTCATCGTTTCGAGGTGACGAGAAAGCACATCGTCAGCGGCTCGATCGCACTAGCGATCGCCGTGTTTGTCGTGCTCAGCGCCGCCGGCTTCCAGGTCTTCCGCGTTCACGCGCAGCAGGCGGCCCTACAGACGCAGCACGATCAGCTCCAAACGCTCGACAAAAAGGCCAGCGCGATCCGCTCGCAACTCCAGCAAGTGCAGCGCGAGAACCAGCAGATTCAGCAGCTGATCGGTGTTGGAACAAAACCACGTCCGCATACCGGCGGCGTTCAAAAGACATCTTGGATCCCGGACGGTGAGAAGAGCGGCGTCGTCCAGCTGGCCCGCCACGTCGACGAACTCGCACAAGCTTCTAAGGAAACGACGCTGCAGGCGCAGGCCCTACGGCGGCTGACCTTGCACGTGCTGAACATTCATCATCTGCAAGAACTTGCACGCGCGCGGCTGCTGGCCGGCATTCCATCGATCGATCCGGTCGACGGCGCGCAAATCGTCGGCTGTTTCTGCTACCGCTCGGCGCCGAGCGTGGAGTTTCATCCCGGCGTGGATTTGAATGCGAACTACGGCGACTCGGTGCATGCGACGGCGGCGGGCACGATAGCAAGCGCCGGTTGGGACGGCGGCTTCGGCATGAAGATCGATATCGACCACGGCAACGGCTATCACACCTGGTACGCGCATCTTTCGCGCATTGACGTTTCCCCGGGCGAGTACGTCCACAAGGGCGAGTTTATCGGGTTGGTCGGTGATACGGGCTTTTCAACCGGCCCGCACCTGCACTACCAAGTCATGCTCAACGGTACGCCCATCGATCCGGCGCCCTACCTCAACGGCGTTCCGCCAAAAGTTTTAGCCTCTCTGCCCTAGAACGGCTCCCTTATGAGTGGCCTGTCGTGTTGGCTCTTTGTTGTGCTCGACAAAGTGTTCTGGCTGTACATGATTATCATGCTGGTGTACGCCGTGCTGTCGTGGGTGCCGGACTTGCGCGGCGCGTGGAGCCGCTGGGTGGACATGCTCGTCGAGCCCGTGCTGGATCCGGTGCGGCGGCTCATCCCGCCGACCGCCGGGATCGATTGGTCATTCATGATCGTCTTTTTCATTTTACTGTTGGTCGATAGAGCGCTGATCCGGCCCAACTTGTTTGCCTGCTATTGAGCGCTCATCGTAGCGAAGTTGCCGAGAACGTCCGCAACTTTTGCATCATCGCCCACATAGACCACGGAAAAACGACGCTCTCGGACCGGCTGCTCGAGATGACGCAGACGATCGAGCTGCGCGACATGGAAGAACAGGCGCTGGACGCGATGGACCTGGAGCGGGAGCGCGGCATCACCATCCGCATGCACCCCGTGACCCTCGGTTATCCGGCACAAGACGGCAAGACATACCAGCTGAATTTGATCGACACGCCCGGACACGTCGATTTCTCGTATGAGGTATCGCGCTCGCTGGCTGCGTGCGAGGGTGCGATCCTCATCATCGACGCCGCGCAAGGCATCGAAGCGCAGACGCTGGCCAACTACCACTTGGCGCTCGAGCACGATCTGACGATCATTCCGGTCATTAACAAGATCGATCTGCCGGCGGCCGACCCAGAACGAGTGATGAGCGAGGTCGAGGAGCTGCTCATCATGGAGAAGAGCGAGTGCATTCTCGCCAGCGCCAAAAACGGAATCGGCATCGGCGAGATCCTTGAGGCGATCGTCAAACGTATTCCGCCGCCGAAGGGGCACCGCGATCACCTGCGCGGCTTGGTGTTCAATGCACAATTCGATCCATATCGCGGCGTCGTTTCGTACGTGCGCGTGGTGGATGGCGAGCTGCACGCCGGGACGCGCTTCATGTCCATGGCGCACCAGCGCGTCTTCGAATGTACCGAGGTGGGTGTCTTCGCGCCACAGATGCGTCCGACGCAAAAGTTGGATATGGGCAGCGTGGGCTACGTGATCGGCAACGTCAAGTCGCTCGGCGAAATCGACGTGGGCGATACGATCACCGGCGCGAGCAATCCGGCGCACGTGCCGCTGGTCGGTTATCGCAAGGCTGTTCCGATGGTGTATTGCGGATTGTATCCGAACGAGGGCGCCGAGTATTCGTCATTGCGCGACGCATTGGAAAAACTCAAACTTAACGATGCCGCGTTTACCTACGAGCCGGAGACGTCGATCGCCCTGGGCTTTGGTTTCCGGTGCGGCTTCTTGGGACTACTGCACATGGAGATCGTGCAGGAGCGCCTGGAGCGCGACTACGCGCTCGATTTGATTGCGACGTCCCCGTCGGTCGTTTTTCGCGTGACGCGAACGGACGGCACCGTGGAGATGATCGATAACCCGAGCAAATTGCCGGTGATGAACGAGATCGCTTCGATCGAGGAGCCATACGTCAAGGCGACGATTATCACGCCGCCCGACTATGTAGGCGCGATTATGGAGATCACACAAGCGCGGCGCGGCGAGCTGGGCAATATGGAGTACCTACACGACGGGCGAGTGATCCTTACGTATGAAATGCCGCTGATCGAAGTCATCATCGACTACTTCGATCAGTTGAAGTCGCGTACCAAGGGTTACGCCTCGCTCGACTACGACGTCATCGGGTACCGCGAAGGCGATCTGGTGAAATTGGAGATCATGCTGAGCGGCGAGGTGGTCGACGCGCTTTCATTTATTATCTCACGAGAGCGAGCCGCCGCGCGTGGCCGGGCATTGGCGGAAAAACTGAAGGAACTTATACCTCGGCAGATGTTCGAGGTGCCGATCCAGGCGGCGATCGGCGGAAAGATTGTCGCTCGCGAAACGGTGACGGCTATGCGCAAGAACGTACTAGCGAAGTGCTACGGCGGCGACATAACGCGCAAACGGAAGCTGCTGGAGAAGCAGAAGGCCGGCAAAGAGCGCATGAAACGCGTCGGCAGGGTGGACTTGCCGCAAGAAGCCTTCATGGCGGTACTGCGCTTAGGCAGCGAATAACTTTTGAAGACGTTCGTCGCTTCGAAGAACCTCGGGAAGATCGGCGAGCTGCGCCAGATCTTAGCAAGCAGCGAGATCGATCTCGACACGTACCCGCTCTACGCCGAGCCGGCTGAGGGCGAGACAAGTTACGCAGAAAACGCTGCGCTCAAAGCGCGGCAGCTGCACAAACAACTGGGCGATGCCGGGATTCAAGGCGCCGTCTTGGCGGACGATTCCGGCTTAGAGGTCGCGGCCTTGGATGGGCGTCCGGGAGTGCTGTCCGCTCGTTATTTGAGCGCCGACGCGACGTGGGCGGCGCGGCGTGAAGGTGTGCTGGAAGAGTTGACGGGCGTGCCACCGGATAAACGCACCGCAAAATTCTGCTGCGCCATGATGCTGCTGCTGGACGACGGCACGGAACTGACCGGTTACGGCGAGGTGAGAGGTGTCATCGCCGATGCCGAGCGCGGTAAGTTCGGCTTCGGCTACGATCCGATTTTTCTGTATCCTCCGACCGGTAAGACGTTTGCCGAACTGGCGGATAACGAGAAGAACCGCGTCAGTCACCGCCGGCGCGCCGCGGATGGCTTATTAATGGCGCTGCGCTCCCGTGGCTGAGCAGCACGTCATCGGGCCGGCGACGCCGGAAGAAGTGGCGCATTTCGCACGGCGCCGCACGCGGAACGAGCACGACTATCAGCTGTACACGGACCTTGCGCACGTTGCCCCCAACGGCGTTTTTGTCGCGCGGGATGAGGGCGCGCCGATTGGAATTGCCATTCCGCATGCGATGGAGGATGAATGGTTCCTCAGCGAGCTGTTCGTCGAGCCGTCGTTCCGCTCGCGCGGCATCGGTCTAGAACTTTTGATCGCTGCCGCCGGCGAGGCGAACGATCTAGCGCGTAGCGGCATAGTGGATCCCGCGCAGCTCGATGCACTGGCGTTTTATGCGCGGCGGGGCGTTCCGTTGCAT encodes:
- a CDS encoding YggT family protein: MSGLSCWLFVVLDKVFWLYMIIMLVYAVLSWVPDLRGAWSRWVDMLVEPVLDPVRRLIPPTAGIDWSFMIVFFILLLVDRALIRPNLFACY
- the lepA gene encoding translation elongation factor 4, giving the protein MSAHRSEVAENVRNFCIIAHIDHGKTTLSDRLLEMTQTIELRDMEEQALDAMDLERERGITIRMHPVTLGYPAQDGKTYQLNLIDTPGHVDFSYEVSRSLAACEGAILIIDAAQGIEAQTLANYHLALEHDLTIIPVINKIDLPAADPERVMSEVEELLIMEKSECILASAKNGIGIGEILEAIVKRIPPPKGHRDHLRGLVFNAQFDPYRGVVSYVRVVDGELHAGTRFMSMAHQRVFECTEVGVFAPQMRPTQKLDMGSVGYVIGNVKSLGEIDVGDTITGASNPAHVPLVGYRKAVPMVYCGLYPNEGAEYSSLRDALEKLKLNDAAFTYEPETSIALGFGFRCGFLGLLHMEIVQERLERDYALDLIATSPSVVFRVTRTDGTVEMIDNPSKLPVMNEIASIEEPYVKATIITPPDYVGAIMEITQARRGELGNMEYLHDGRVILTYEMPLIEVIIDYFDQLKSRTKGYASLDYDVIGYREGDLVKLEIMLSGEVVDALSFIISRERAAARGRALAEKLKELIPRQMFEVPIQAAIGGKIVARETVTAMRKNVLAKCYGGDITRKRKLLEKQKAGKERMKRVGRVDLPQEAFMAVLRLGSE
- the rdgB gene encoding RdgB/HAM1 family non-canonical purine NTP pyrophosphatase, which encodes MKTFVASKNLGKIGELRQILASSEIDLDTYPLYAEPAEGETSYAENAALKARQLHKQLGDAGIQGAVLADDSGLEVAALDGRPGVLSARYLSADATWAARREGVLEELTGVPPDKRTAKFCCAMMLLLDDGTELTGYGEVRGVIADAERGKFGFGYDPIFLYPPTGKTFAELADNEKNRVSHRRRAADGLLMALRSRG
- a CDS encoding M23 family metallopeptidase → MVHRFEVTRKHIVSGSIALAIAVFVVLSAAGFQVFRVHAQQAALQTQHDQLQTLDKKASAIRSQLQQVQRENQQIQQLIGVGTKPRPHTGGVQKTSWIPDGEKSGVVQLARHVDELAQASKETTLQAQALRRLTLHVLNIHHLQELARARLLAGIPSIDPVDGAQIVGCFCYRSAPSVEFHPGVDLNANYGDSVHATAAGTIASAGWDGGFGMKIDIDHGNGYHTWYAHLSRIDVSPGEYVHKGEFIGLVGDTGFSTGPHLHYQVMLNGTPIDPAPYLNGVPPKVLASLP